The following DNA comes from Eretmochelys imbricata isolate rEreImb1 chromosome 2, rEreImb1.hap1, whole genome shotgun sequence.
GCTATGTTTTAAAGCATTTAAATACCTTTCTTTCATCTAATTCCTatgttcttttccttcctttgtaAATTCCCATTTCTCCCTCCTTTAAAAGAGCTCAAGCCAACTTCAGCCTGTGCAAACAGGTATCAAAAAAGGAGAGCAGGAGACTGAACATAGctgatatctttttaaaataaatttccatGACAGCAGATACTAAATTGCATGGAACTAGGAGCTCCTTTGGGAGACCAAGCAAATGCAAGAGCGTATAGATTTCTTTTAGTTGTGTATAAAATTCTATTTCACTCAGTACTAACACTTCAAACAGTGGATTTCAGAGCAATTATTATACTTTTCAGGTGGTCTGAATCATTTGTCTTTGGTCTCATCTCTTTCACCATCATTTACAGACACACCGCCTCTTGCATTTTATTGCTTACCTGAGGAGTCTCTTCACTGAGAGTTGGAACAGGTCTTTAAGATGTATAACCATTTTGAAACAAGAAAAGTTTCACAAAAATCCTTCCATAGCTTGGTTTGCTTTTAAATGATTCAACAAATGTGTCCAGAGTTAGATCAATACatagaataaaaatatataaaaatatagataCTTTGTCTCTCTTTAGTGAGACATTAAAATAAGAAAACAGACTGTAATCAAAAAGCCTTTTTGCCAAATTGGAACTTAGGAgaaatctaaaaagaaaaaatcttaattattttttcttcataaAGGTAACTTCTTTAGTATGTTAGCACCAAGATATCCCCCTAAtacaggggttttcaaacttcattgcaccatgacccccttctgacaacaaaaattacttcatgaccccAGGAAAGCGGACTGACGCCTGAGTCTGCCCAaatcccactgccctgggtggaggggccaaagcctgagccccaccgctctGGGCAGAAGGGCTGAAGCCGAAAACTcaagggtttcagccccaggcagggggcctgcaacctgagccttgcagcccagggctgaagccctcaggctttggcttcagccctgggcagtggggttcaggcttcagtcccaggccacagcaaatctaagccagccctggcaaccccattcaaaggaggtcccgacccacagtttgagaaccgctgccctaaTATAAAGTGTATTGCTGGCATAAAAGGATTCATCTGAATTTCTTTTACATTATTTGTCAATTCAATCAATTTTTTAAACCTCAAAGTATTTTAAGCCTTTCATTACATCTTGATTTTTTAGGTGGAATTGAATATTTAtccacaaacaaaaaacctatcAGCTTACATCGCCAAACCTTcgttttttctaaaaaagaaacaCTGAAATCCAATTTCTGTACAGAGTAAAACTGATCTAAGCAATCCATTTTGACAGAGAAATTCAGAGGCCTAACCCCCTTCGTAATCAAGCTGTTTTCTTTGCAGTGTTATGAATTCCAAAGAAAGAGTTCAAAAGACTATGCAGTACTCCACGGGAGATTTCTTTTGCTTCAGAGCTTTCATTAGCATGGAATGGGACCCCAGTTAACTACATTCTGCAGTCAGTTCTGTTGTAAAATATACATGCTGCATTATCTCAGTGGACCAGATtctctgctgagctgtttttactGAGCACAGCAGAGGGGCTACTGAGGCATTGCTATGGGCTCACAgtttctccaccccagtcttgTTACAGGTTAGAGTAACTTGGGAGTTGCTCCAGCTAACTTGCACAATCCCCAAGGGACCATCCAGCAACTAGGGATAGCCAGAGTGCATTGTGCTCCAGATACTCCTTCGGTGCCTTCCAGAGAGAGCTGCAGGGAAGGAGTTGTGGTGCCAGCAACAGTAGCTATCTGCTTCCTGGGGACTCCTTCATGCTGGGAATATTCCCACCTGGGGAATTATGGACAGTCTCTACTTCCTttatgccaggggtgggcaaacttttttggcccgagggccgtatctgggtatggaaattgtacggtgggccatgaatgctcacaaaagtggggtgcaggctctggctggggatgtggtctctgggatggggccagaaatgaggagttcagggtatggaaggggcctctgggctggggcaggggggtgagggctctggctggaagtgcgggctctggggtggggctggggatgaggggttcggagtgtgggagggggctctgggctggggcaggggattggggcatgggggggtACGAAGGatctggctgggggtacaggctctggggtggagctggggatgagaggtttggggtgcaagagggtgctctgggctgggatctgagGGCAGGAGGTGAATCAGAGCTAGGGCAGTGGGTTGGAGCgtaggaggggctcaggggttaCCTCAAGCAGTAGTGCTTAcgtcaagcagctcccagaagcggtggcatgtcccccctccgggtCCTACGTGAAGGCGCAGCCAGGCGGTTCGGTGTGCTGccccgtccctgcagctcccacccctgctttatatCATCTGAACAAGACAAGccaaaaaatctggccctttcaCTTTTTaagacacagacccttttttgGGGCTTCAAAATTCTTATTCGTCTATTTGATTAGTCAATGTTGCTTTTTTTAAGGCATGGTTCCTTTAAAATACTGTATTAGGGAGCTTGCAGCATAAAACTAAAATCAAAtccattttccttctcttcatTACTGTAACAGCAGAAATCAAACTGAGACAAAATAAGcatctattttaattttaaatctgaGGAGACTTCAGATTGTTTGAAATTAAAAAAGCTTCAGGTTTCTATACATTCTGAAATATGATAAAGAAACTCTAAATTAGCTGACACTTATGGACGCGTTATAGAATTGTGCGTGGTTTTAGAAATGATGCACTagacaaatacaaaaaaagacaGTCATCTTCACTCTATCATCTAATTCTATTTGCTTTCACTGGATTATTTTTGATCCTCTAAGTCAAAATAAAAAGGTTTGTCATAGCCCATGAGATGGTTATAGTCCTGTGGATATGTGAAAAGCATTGGATTAACAAGCATTGATTTAGTTTTGGCATAAAATGTTGTAAACATCTTGCTGATGTCTGGAACCTTGACATCCCTCTGATGGAATACAGTTCTTTTTTCTGCCAAAATAGCATTATATGTAATGGCTGTGTATGTGTCCGTCTCAGCCTTATGATACAGTCGAACCACATAGCCCTTTGTAAGTAGATGCAGGGTAACTGGTGTTATAAAGGTAAAGAATCCTACAATGCTGTAAAAGGCAGTTTGTAAAATCACACTTTCAACTCCAATGCCAGTTTTGAAGATGATGTAGGGCATCATGCAAAAGCTAAATATGCTCGTAGAGTAAGAGAAAAACTTCACACCTGTATAAGAGATGAAAATCATAGGTT
Coding sequences within:
- the TMEM70 gene encoding transmembrane protein 70, mitochondrial, translating into MPLLAAGGCRARALAFWLRSAGRCAAAALPGPPGSRAPAACGPRWAALNDSPSASSGGVPTLPLARGPGAVGALPRAEGRVEQIIFSRVASVRCFSTSSFHGQPEDGRLVYTGNLAKTVLGVKFFSYSTSIFSFCMMPYIIFKTGIGVESVILQTAFYSIVGFFTFITPVTLHLLTKGYVVRLYHKAETDTYTAITYNAILAEKRTVFHQRDVKVPDISKMFTTFYAKTKSMLVNPMLFTYPQDYNHLMGYDKPFYFDLEDQK